One Streptomyces sp. NBC_01237 genomic region harbors:
- a CDS encoding acyl carrier protein encodes MSDLTTDFSADLGTGSTVETIRTWLTERVAYFLDIAPQEIAPDDLLVEIGLDSVYALTLCGDVEDEYGILVEATLAWDHPTIDALTAHIHSELGAR; translated from the coding sequence ATGTCCGATCTGACCACCGACTTCAGCGCCGACCTCGGCACCGGCTCCACCGTCGAGACCATCCGCACCTGGCTGACCGAGCGTGTGGCGTACTTCCTCGACATCGCCCCGCAGGAGATCGCCCCCGACGACCTCCTCGTCGAGATCGGTCTCGACTCCGTCTACGCCCTGACGCTGTGCGGCGACGTCGAGGACGAGTACGGCATCCTCGTCGAGGCGACCCTCGCCTGGGACCACCCCACCATCGACGCGCTCACGGCCCACATCCACTCCGAGCTCGGCGCCCGCTGA
- a CDS encoding acyl-CoA dehydrogenase family protein, whose product MTKPQLVPDGPARYAPYDLAGRFDQDLGDPHRRDLPFFAGRLRELDALEAFPEDAVRLLDERGLPAYYVPVRHGGELRSYEDLLQLVRVVARRDLTVAIAHTKTYLGAVSTWVGGTEEQARALGERVSAGAVVSWGLTERDHGSDLLSGGLSATPGPDGYRLDGEKWLINNATRSHLVCVLARTAPEGGTRGYSLLLADKTALAPDTYSTLPAARTHGIRGADISGIAFHGAGVPAGALIGAEGQGIEIVLRSLQITRTICAALSLGAADRALRIAAGFGLEHELYGKRLIDLPQAHRGLTEAYADLLAMEAVTLVAGRGVHALTEEMSVTSSAVKYLVPSTVDELVSSMGQFLGARSFLSEEFAHGAFAKLERDHRIVGIFDGNTLVNLNALINQFGSLARGYRAGRTDAEGLTTAATLTAPVPDFDPARLVLTSRTGNSLAASLPAGVAELRRLAADGEVSPALLALAEDLLKTTDETHRRMAAHRPTPRDVPAGAFSLAHRYTLCTAAAACVQVWLRNRDTVARDTPAVDALWQDGLWLEACLSRLVSRLAPGVLPTAATGGARDDGGENGYGDGGATNGDGAKGDLTADPTAVLDRLMPPLLDQHRTGQMFSLLPFPLAAPDAGPVHMAQPLLETS is encoded by the coding sequence GTGACGAAACCTCAGCTTGTACCGGACGGGCCGGCGCGCTACGCGCCGTACGACCTGGCCGGCCGATTCGACCAGGACCTGGGCGATCCGCACCGCCGGGACCTCCCCTTCTTCGCGGGCCGGCTCCGTGAACTCGACGCGCTGGAGGCTTTTCCCGAGGACGCGGTCCGGCTGCTCGACGAGCGGGGACTGCCCGCGTACTACGTGCCCGTACGGCACGGCGGTGAGCTGCGGAGTTACGAGGACCTGCTCCAGCTGGTCCGCGTGGTGGCCCGTCGCGATCTGACAGTGGCCATCGCCCACACCAAGACCTATCTCGGCGCGGTCAGCACCTGGGTGGGCGGTACGGAGGAGCAGGCGCGGGCGCTCGGGGAGCGGGTGTCGGCCGGTGCGGTGGTCTCCTGGGGTCTCACCGAGCGGGACCACGGCAGCGACCTGCTGTCCGGCGGGCTGAGCGCCACCCCCGGACCGGACGGGTACCGGCTCGACGGGGAGAAGTGGCTGATCAACAACGCCACCCGGTCCCATCTGGTCTGCGTCCTCGCCCGCACCGCACCCGAGGGCGGCACCCGCGGCTACAGCCTGCTGCTGGCCGACAAGACGGCGCTCGCCCCGGACACGTACAGCACGCTGCCCGCCGCGAGGACGCACGGCATCCGGGGCGCGGACATCAGCGGCATCGCGTTCCACGGGGCCGGGGTCCCGGCCGGTGCGCTGATCGGCGCCGAGGGCCAGGGCATCGAGATCGTCCTGCGCAGCCTCCAGATCACCCGCACCATCTGCGCCGCCCTCTCGCTCGGAGCCGCCGACCGGGCCCTGCGCATCGCCGCGGGATTCGGCCTGGAGCACGAGCTGTACGGGAAGCGGCTCATCGACCTGCCGCAGGCACACCGCGGCCTGACCGAGGCCTATGCCGATCTGCTCGCCATGGAGGCGGTCACCCTCGTCGCCGGGCGCGGAGTCCACGCGCTCACCGAGGAGATGAGCGTCACGTCGAGCGCGGTGAAGTACCTGGTGCCGAGCACGGTCGACGAACTGGTCTCCTCCATGGGCCAGTTCCTCGGGGCGCGGTCCTTCCTCAGCGAGGAGTTCGCGCACGGCGCCTTCGCCAAGCTGGAGCGCGACCACCGCATCGTCGGCATCTTCGACGGCAACACCCTGGTCAACCTGAACGCCCTGATCAACCAGTTCGGCTCCCTCGCCCGCGGCTACCGCGCGGGCCGCACGGACGCCGAGGGCCTCACCACCGCCGCGACCCTGACCGCACCGGTCCCCGACTTCGACCCGGCCCGGCTCGTGCTGACCTCGCGCACCGGCAACAGCCTCGCCGCCTCGCTGCCCGCGGGCGTCGCCGAGCTGCGGCGGCTGGCCGCCGACGGCGAGGTCTCCCCGGCGCTGCTGGCCCTGGCGGAGGACCTGCTGAAGACCACCGACGAGACGCACCGGCGGATGGCGGCCCACCGGCCCACCCCGCGCGATGTGCCGGCCGGGGCCTTCTCGCTGGCCCACCGCTACACCCTGTGCACGGCCGCGGCCGCCTGCGTCCAGGTCTGGCTGCGCAACCGGGACACGGTGGCCCGGGACACCCCGGCGGTCGACGCGCTCTGGCAGGACGGCCTGTGGCTGGAGGCGTGCCTGAGCCGGCTGGTGAGCCGCCTCGCACCGGGCGTGCTGCCGACGGCGGCCACGGGCGGTGCGCGGGACGACGGCGGCGAGAACGGCTACGGCGACGGCGGTGCGACGAACGGCGACGGCGCGAAGGGCGACCTCACGGCCGACCCCACGGCCGTGCTCGACCGGCTGATGCCACCGCTCCTGGACCAGCACCGGACGGGTCAGATGTTCTCCCTGCTCCCCTTCCCGCTGGCCGCGCCCGACGCCGGCCCCGTGCACATGGCACAGCCCCTTCTGGAGACGTCATGA
- the sbnA gene encoding 2,3-diaminopropionate biosynthesis protein SbnA: protein MPKRSNSGILGTIGKTPLVKLERMFPEGQSEVFAKIERFNPGGSIKDRSGLNMIVEALRSGEITPGRSVVVESSSGNLAVGLAQICRYFGLRFICVVDAKTTEQNLAILKAYRAEVEVVDERDAATGEFLPVRLRRVRELLETVPHAYSPNQYANLFNPKAHQSTMHEIVEALDGQLDFLFCSVSTFGTLRGCADYIRRAGLPTTIVAVDADGSAIFGRPPARRLIPGHGASVRPALMDPGAADDVVHVSDLDCVVYCRRLVAREAILAGGSSGAVLAAVDKMLPRIPPGSVSALIFPDGGDRYLKTIYSDDWVRENFGEVSHLWKG from the coding sequence ATGCCGAAAAGATCGAATTCGGGGATTCTGGGTACGATCGGCAAGACGCCCCTCGTGAAGCTGGAAAGAATGTTTCCCGAGGGGCAGTCAGAAGTCTTCGCCAAGATCGAGCGTTTCAACCCAGGTGGCAGTATAAAAGACCGAAGCGGCCTCAATATGATCGTCGAGGCGCTGCGCAGCGGCGAGATCACGCCGGGGCGTTCGGTGGTCGTGGAGTCGAGTTCGGGAAATCTGGCGGTCGGACTCGCCCAGATATGCAGGTACTTCGGACTGCGCTTCATCTGTGTGGTCGACGCCAAGACCACGGAGCAGAACCTGGCCATCCTCAAGGCCTACCGGGCCGAGGTCGAGGTGGTCGACGAAAGGGACGCCGCTACCGGGGAGTTCCTGCCCGTCAGACTGCGCCGGGTACGCGAACTGCTGGAGACCGTTCCCCACGCGTACTCGCCCAATCAGTATGCGAATCTGTTCAATCCGAAGGCTCACCAGAGCACGATGCACGAGATAGTCGAGGCCCTCGACGGGCAGCTCGACTTCCTCTTCTGCTCGGTCAGCACCTTCGGCACCCTGCGCGGCTGCGCGGACTACATCCGCCGGGCCGGTCTGCCGACCACGATCGTGGCGGTCGACGCCGACGGCAGCGCCATCTTCGGCCGCCCCCCGGCCCGACGGCTGATCCCCGGCCACGGCGCCTCCGTGCGCCCGGCGCTGATGGACCCGGGAGCGGCCGACGACGTGGTGCACGTCTCGGACCTCGACTGCGTCGTGTACTGCCGGCGGCTGGTGGCGCGCGAAGCGATCCTGGCCGGCGGATCGTCGGGGGCCGTGCTCGCCGCGGTGGACAAGATGCTGCCGCGCATTCCGCCCGGCTCCGTCTCCGCGCTGATCTTCCCCGACGGGGGAGACCGCTATCTCAAGACCATCTATTCCGACGACTGGGTGCGCGAGAACTTCGGTGAAGTCTCGCACCTGTGGAAGGGTTGA
- the sbnB gene encoding 2,3-diaminopropionate biosynthesis protein SbnB, with translation MLVIRQSDVEKLLSGKEREHIETVRATYELHEQGATTVPHSIFLRFPDQPANRIIGLPSYRGGDRPAAGMKWISSFPGNIQSGIARASAAMLLNSLRTGHPEALLEGSLISAARTAASAALAAEMLTRDRRPGGVSLIGCGVINLEILRYLKAAIDGLEEVTIYDSSTARAEEFARACEAILPEARISLAASIDEALAAQSLISFATSAGEPHTDLTAAAPGTVVLHISLRDIDPETLVQAHNIVDDADHVCRERTSLHLAERMTGGRAFIDASIGQLIAGTKTFTPSPKKVTIYSPFGLGVLDLALAVDVHESARALGLGVEITDFLS, from the coding sequence ATGCTGGTAATCCGTCAATCCGATGTGGAGAAGCTCCTCAGCGGAAAGGAACGGGAACACATCGAGACGGTCCGGGCGACCTACGAACTGCACGAACAGGGCGCCACGACAGTCCCGCACTCCATTTTCCTCCGCTTTCCGGACCAGCCCGCCAACCGGATCATCGGCCTCCCTTCGTACCGCGGTGGCGACCGGCCCGCCGCCGGAATGAAGTGGATTTCCTCGTTCCCCGGGAACATCCAGTCCGGCATCGCACGCGCCAGTGCGGCGATGCTCCTCAACTCACTGCGCACCGGCCATCCGGAGGCCCTTCTCGAAGGCTCCCTGATCTCGGCCGCGCGCACCGCGGCCAGTGCCGCACTCGCCGCCGAGATGCTGACCCGCGACCGCCGCCCCGGCGGGGTTTCCCTCATCGGCTGCGGTGTCATCAACCTGGAGATCCTCCGCTATCTCAAGGCCGCCATCGACGGCCTCGAAGAAGTGACGATCTACGACAGTTCCACGGCCCGTGCCGAGGAATTCGCCCGCGCCTGCGAGGCCATTCTTCCCGAGGCCCGCATTTCTCTCGCGGCGAGCATCGACGAGGCGCTGGCCGCACAGTCCCTGATCTCCTTCGCCACCTCGGCGGGCGAGCCCCACACCGATCTGACGGCCGCGGCGCCCGGCACGGTGGTGCTGCACATCTCGCTGCGCGACATCGACCCCGAGACGCTCGTCCAGGCGCACAACATCGTGGACGACGCGGACCATGTGTGCCGCGAGCGCACCTCGCTCCACCTCGCCGAGCGGATGACCGGGGGCCGGGCCTTCATCGACGCGTCCATCGGCCAGCTCATCGCCGGTACGAAGACGTTCACGCCGTCCCCGAAGAAGGTCACCATCTACTCGCCGTTCGGGCTCGGGGTCCTCGACCTCGCCCTGGCCGTGGATGTGCACGAGAGCGCCCGCGCGCTCGGCCTGGGTGTGGAGATCACGGACTTCCTGTCCTGA
- a CDS encoding condensation domain-containing protein, giving the protein MAETGPGARALSVGQEALWFLYWMAPESPAYNVQAALRIRGPLDEDRVRRALRTVVERHDVLRSTFADTPAGPRRLVGAPESVTLRVREAPGVTEDSRIVKAVREFGDTPFDLTGEGTCRALLLRSAPDDAVLVVSTHHIVTDATSQWLLLQELLDAYAADGATSPAPLKRGYDDYVTQEQELLAGPRRERLQEFWREFTEGAVAAELLPDRPRGEDRPGVFNGATCELRIPDALLPQLRETARRSGVTGFALLLGVFQTLVHRYTGRTDFLIGCPTTARSGPGMRQVVGYLVNTLVLPARFTATTTFEEAAGQAQRQVMSAMKHIGYPYALLAGEDRYGSRNPPVRMAFTMVAPSRLEPLLQKVTEAAAHGTRTEYGGLSVELVDVPQLEGQFDISVEMRQSASSLTAVFRYATDLFDEGTVRRLLDHYVHLLTAAVADPGAPVSQPALIDTGELDALLALGAADDW; this is encoded by the coding sequence ATGGCGGAGACCGGACCCGGGGCCAGAGCCCTGTCGGTCGGGCAGGAAGCGCTCTGGTTCCTGTACTGGATGGCTCCCGAAAGCCCCGCGTACAACGTGCAGGCAGCCCTGCGGATCCGCGGTCCGCTCGACGAGGACCGGGTCCGCCGGGCCCTGCGCACCGTGGTGGAGCGGCACGATGTGCTCCGCTCCACCTTCGCGGACACCCCGGCGGGCCCCCGGCGGCTCGTCGGGGCGCCGGAGTCGGTCACCCTCCGGGTGCGCGAGGCTCCGGGCGTCACCGAGGACAGCCGGATCGTCAAGGCGGTACGGGAGTTCGGGGACACCCCGTTCGACCTGACCGGAGAGGGCACCTGCCGGGCACTGCTGCTGCGGTCGGCGCCGGACGACGCGGTGCTGGTGGTCTCCACCCACCACATCGTCACCGACGCCACCTCCCAGTGGCTGCTGCTCCAGGAGCTGCTGGACGCCTACGCGGCGGACGGCGCCACCTCACCGGCCCCGCTGAAGCGCGGATACGACGACTACGTCACCCAGGAACAGGAGCTGCTGGCCGGACCGCGCCGGGAACGGCTCCAGGAGTTCTGGCGGGAGTTCACCGAGGGCGCGGTCGCCGCTGAGCTGCTGCCCGACCGCCCGCGCGGCGAGGACCGGCCCGGTGTGTTCAACGGGGCCACCTGTGAACTGCGCATCCCCGACGCGCTGCTGCCGCAGCTGCGCGAGACGGCGAGGCGGTCGGGCGTCACCGGCTTCGCCCTGCTCCTGGGCGTCTTCCAGACCCTCGTCCACCGCTACACCGGCCGCACCGACTTCCTCATCGGCTGCCCGACCACGGCCCGCAGCGGCCCCGGCATGCGCCAGGTCGTCGGCTATCTGGTGAACACCCTGGTGCTGCCGGCCCGCTTCACGGCGACCACGACCTTCGAGGAGGCGGCGGGCCAGGCACAGCGCCAGGTCATGTCGGCGATGAAGCACATCGGCTACCCGTACGCCCTGCTCGCCGGGGAGGACCGCTACGGCAGCCGGAACCCGCCGGTGCGCATGGCCTTCACGATGGTCGCGCCGAGCCGGCTGGAACCGCTGCTCCAGAAGGTCACCGAGGCGGCGGCGCACGGCACGCGCACGGAGTACGGCGGTCTCAGCGTCGAACTCGTCGATGTGCCGCAGCTGGAGGGCCAGTTCGACATCTCGGTGGAGATGCGGCAGAGCGCCTCCTCGCTGACCGCGGTGTTCCGCTACGCCACGGACCTGTTCGACGAGGGCACCGTCAGGCGGCTCCTGGACCACTACGTGCATCTGCTCACCGCCGCCGTCGCCGACCCCGGCGCACCGGTGTCGCAGCCCGCGCTGATCGACACCGGCGAGCTGGACGCGCTGCTGGCGCTGGGGGCGGCCGATGACTGGTGA
- a CDS encoding acyl-CoA dehydrogenase, which yields MNPTAATPCTTDDLERVLGDADDPTNPLGFGAVLEADERAEILPAGEKALDAFGFNAEFVPRRLGGHLVGIERLMLMMRTVSRRDPTLALGYGFTNYISGSAMWTSGNESQQRRMADILLGGGKTAAGYNELAHGNDFTRTDLAATTHGDRILINGRKQIVNNLGRADAVLLLARTGDGPGNRSHSHLFVDLAAGPADRVDRDVRYPTVGLRGCLIGGAEFTDYPVPGDATVGPVGGAMETVLRAFQTTRAILPGMMVGTSDTLLRTVTRFALDRKLYGRRVADLPHARATLTGAFLDLLAGDCLSTVACRALHVLPGQTSVLTAANKYLVPKVLHRSSHALGTVLGANSYLRDGTYGIFQKFARDLPAITFAHANASVCQATMLPQLPRLAARSWGSAPRPPKELFELDAPLGDIDYGALELTSRGADHLTAVLTHPGTRALLPDTAVSLVELLAADLADLRERCLALPPGEHSVVAGRAGFALADRYAQLAMAAACLGVQQHNQHSDDAFLRGTDWLTGVLHRIAARLGHDVGALPDSTERRLFEELVSREENHEGFDLGRPPLARA from the coding sequence ATGAATCCGACAGCCGCCACCCCGTGCACCACGGACGACCTCGAAAGGGTCCTCGGGGACGCCGACGACCCCACCAATCCGCTGGGTTTCGGGGCGGTACTGGAAGCGGACGAACGCGCCGAGATCCTGCCCGCGGGCGAAAAGGCCCTGGACGCCTTCGGGTTCAACGCCGAGTTCGTCCCCCGACGGCTCGGCGGCCACCTCGTCGGCATCGAGCGCCTGATGCTCATGATGCGTACGGTCTCCCGCCGCGACCCCACCCTGGCGCTCGGCTACGGGTTCACCAACTACATCTCCGGCTCCGCGATGTGGACCTCCGGCAACGAGAGCCAGCAGCGCCGGATGGCCGACATCCTGCTCGGCGGCGGCAAGACCGCGGCCGGGTACAACGAGCTGGCCCACGGCAACGACTTCACCCGCACGGACCTCGCCGCCACCACCCACGGCGACCGCATCCTGATCAACGGCCGCAAGCAGATCGTCAACAACCTCGGCCGGGCCGACGCCGTCCTGCTGCTCGCCCGCACCGGCGACGGGCCGGGCAACCGCAGCCACTCCCACCTCTTCGTCGACCTCGCCGCAGGACCCGCCGACCGGGTCGACCGCGATGTCCGCTACCCCACCGTGGGGCTGCGCGGATGCCTCATCGGGGGCGCCGAGTTCACCGACTACCCGGTGCCCGGCGACGCGACCGTCGGCCCCGTCGGCGGGGCGATGGAGACCGTGCTGCGGGCCTTCCAGACCACCCGCGCGATCCTCCCCGGCATGATGGTCGGCACCTCCGACACCCTGCTGCGCACCGTGACCCGCTTCGCGCTCGACCGGAAGCTGTACGGGCGACGCGTCGCCGACCTCCCGCACGCCAGGGCCACCCTGACCGGCGCCTTCCTCGACCTGCTGGCCGGTGACTGCCTGTCCACCGTGGCCTGCCGCGCCCTGCACGTGCTGCCCGGCCAGACCAGCGTCCTGACAGCGGCCAACAAGTACCTGGTGCCCAAGGTGCTGCACCGCTCTTCGCACGCGCTCGGCACGGTGCTCGGCGCCAACTCCTATCTGCGCGACGGCACGTACGGCATCTTCCAGAAGTTCGCCCGCGACCTGCCCGCCATCACCTTCGCGCACGCCAACGCCTCCGTGTGCCAGGCCACGATGCTGCCCCAGCTGCCCCGGCTCGCCGCGAGAAGCTGGGGCAGCGCCCCGCGCCCGCCCAAGGAGCTGTTCGAGCTCGACGCCCCACTGGGCGACATCGACTACGGGGCCCTGGAGCTGACCTCCCGGGGCGCCGACCACCTGACCGCGGTGCTCACCCACCCGGGCACCCGGGCCCTGCTGCCCGACACCGCGGTGAGCCTGGTGGAGCTGCTGGCCGCGGACCTCGCGGACCTGCGCGAGCGCTGCCTCGCGCTGCCGCCGGGCGAGCACTCGGTGGTCGCCGGCCGGGCCGGATTCGCCCTGGCCGACCGGTACGCCCAGCTCGCCATGGCCGCGGCCTGCCTCGGCGTCCAGCAGCACAACCAGCACAGCGACGACGCGTTCCTGCGCGGGACCGACTGGCTGACCGGTGTCCTGCACCGGATCGCCGCCCGGCTCGGCCACGACGTGGGTGCCCTGCCCGACTCGACGGAGCGACGGCTCTTCGAGGAACTCGTCTCCAGGGAGGAAAACCATGAGGGCTTCGACCTCGGCCGTCCGCCGCTGGCGCGCGCCTGA
- a CDS encoding MbtH family protein, whose amino-acid sequence MSSELTDTTVYRVVLNVEEQYSIWRAGRELPAGWSAEGTEGTREECLARINDVWSDMRPASLRRRMESRNAAA is encoded by the coding sequence ATGTCCAGCGAGCTGACCGACACCACCGTCTACCGCGTCGTCCTCAACGTCGAGGAGCAGTACTCGATCTGGCGTGCCGGGCGCGAGCTGCCCGCCGGCTGGAGCGCCGAGGGCACCGAGGGCACCCGCGAGGAGTGCCTCGCCCGCATCAACGACGTGTGGAGCGACATGCGCCCGGCGAGTCTGCGCCGCCGCATGGAGAGCCGGAACGCGGCCGCCTGA
- a CDS encoding fatty acyl-AMP ligase, protein MSQHHQLMRAPSATARIRENALTTPDEPAVIFVRDPSAPDGAETWSYARLDHEARKVAGWLQARYAPGDRVLLLYPESLEFAAAFVGCLYAGMVAIPSSLPGQYSHQRRRVDSIVENAAVAAILTSEAAAPSVLDWAGSDSASGIDCAVTDGPAFTDAHAAAWRMPEADHDSLALLQYTSGSTSTPKGVMVNQGNLLHNSQILSEAFGLDRTTRFGSWIPQYHDMGLLAILLPPLLLGGSCVLMSPTTFLKRPHWWLRMIDRYDITWSAAPNFAYELCVRQVTDEQLSQLDLSRWRFAANGSEPVQASTLTAFAKRFAPAGFRSDTMAPCYGMAEATVFISGTGPRELTVSHIDEERLERHEFHPVSLAESGRDVVSCGAAAAYDVRVVDPGTREVLPDGRIGEIWLRGPSVAQGYWGREDATRETFRVETADGDGGYVRSGDLGTVHDGEIYVTGRIKELIILRGRNIYPQDVEHFLRVEEDELVGLFGAAFVVPVQLPDGGVEEQLVVAHEVRGGIKEDGLRELATRIKAHIARGFSVRPGAVALVRRGGILRTTSGKIQRAAIRETFLKGGLESRYLDVNGQVGALLAEAGESRAAA, encoded by the coding sequence ATGTCCCAGCACCACCAGCTCATGCGGGCTCCGAGCGCCACGGCGCGCATCCGCGAGAACGCGCTGACCACTCCTGACGAGCCCGCGGTGATCTTCGTCCGCGACCCGTCCGCCCCCGACGGCGCCGAGACCTGGTCCTACGCCCGGCTGGATCACGAGGCCCGCAAGGTGGCGGGCTGGCTCCAGGCGCGGTACGCACCGGGCGACCGGGTCCTGCTGCTGTACCCGGAGAGCCTGGAGTTCGCGGCCGCGTTCGTCGGGTGCCTCTACGCCGGAATGGTCGCCATCCCGTCCTCGCTGCCGGGCCAGTACAGCCACCAGCGGCGCCGGGTGGACTCCATCGTGGAGAACGCCGCCGTCGCGGCCATCCTCACCAGCGAGGCCGCCGCCCCTTCCGTACTGGACTGGGCGGGCTCGGACTCCGCCTCCGGTATCGACTGCGCCGTCACGGACGGTCCCGCGTTCACCGACGCCCACGCGGCCGCCTGGCGCATGCCGGAGGCGGACCACGACAGCCTGGCGCTGCTCCAGTACACCTCAGGGTCGACCTCCACCCCCAAGGGCGTGATGGTCAACCAGGGAAACCTGCTGCACAACTCGCAGATCCTCAGCGAGGCGTTCGGGCTCGACCGCACCACCCGCTTCGGCTCCTGGATCCCGCAGTACCACGACATGGGGCTGCTCGCGATCCTGCTGCCGCCGCTGCTGCTGGGCGGCTCCTGCGTGCTGATGAGCCCGACCACGTTCCTGAAGCGGCCGCACTGGTGGCTCCGGATGATCGACAGGTACGACATCACCTGGTCGGCGGCGCCGAACTTCGCGTACGAGCTCTGCGTGCGCCAGGTCACCGACGAGCAGCTGTCCCAACTGGACCTTTCGCGCTGGCGGTTCGCCGCCAACGGCTCCGAGCCCGTGCAGGCGTCCACGCTGACCGCCTTCGCCAAGCGCTTCGCCCCGGCCGGCTTCCGCAGCGACACCATGGCCCCGTGCTACGGCATGGCCGAGGCGACGGTGTTCATCTCCGGCACCGGCCCCCGCGAGCTCACCGTCAGCCATATCGACGAGGAGCGCCTGGAGCGCCACGAGTTCCACCCGGTGAGCCTCGCGGAGTCCGGCCGTGACGTCGTCAGCTGCGGTGCGGCGGCCGCCTACGACGTACGCGTGGTCGACCCGGGCACCCGCGAGGTGCTGCCCGACGGCCGGATCGGCGAGATCTGGCTGCGGGGCCCGAGCGTCGCGCAGGGGTACTGGGGGCGCGAGGACGCCACCCGCGAGACGTTCCGGGTGGAGACCGCGGACGGCGACGGCGGCTATGTCAGGAGCGGTGACCTGGGCACGGTCCACGACGGCGAGATCTATGTCACCGGCCGGATCAAGGAACTGATCATCCTGCGCGGGCGGAACATCTACCCCCAGGACGTCGAGCACTTCCTGCGGGTGGAGGAGGACGAGCTGGTCGGCCTGTTCGGCGCGGCCTTCGTCGTCCCCGTCCAGCTCCCCGACGGTGGCGTCGAGGAGCAGCTGGTCGTCGCCCACGAGGTGCGCGGCGGCATCAAGGAGGACGGTCTCCGGGAGCTGGCCACCCGGATCAAGGCCCACATCGCCCGCGGCTTCAGTGTGCGGCCGGGGGCCGTCGCCCTGGTCCGGCGCGGTGGCATCCTGCGGACGACGAGCGGCAAGATCCAGCGCGCGGCGATCCGGGAGACGTTCCTGAAGGGCGGGCTGGAGAGCCGCTACCTGGACGTCAACGGCCAGGTCGGCGCGCTGCTCGCGGAGGCCGGGGAGTCCCGGGCGGCTGCCTGA